A window of Acidimicrobiales bacterium contains these coding sequences:
- a CDS encoding A24 family peptidase codes for MAALLVGACAASGLGAGSLVRRGRPYTELSTAALFAAAAVRFGLTPVLPAYCLFFAVLVTVAAVDVEHRMIPNRVLRPGLVLTVVLLGGAAIVDGAGRAALDAVAGGALAFIALLVVHLVQPRGLGFGDVRLAGFIGIYLGWLGLSHVAVGLVLGFVLATVAGLVLMVATGGGFRARLPFAPFLGAGAVLAVLWGGPLVRAWSG; via the coding sequence GTGGCCGCGTTGCTGGTGGGCGCTTGTGCCGCGAGCGGGCTGGGCGCCGGGTCGCTCGTGCGCCGCGGCCGTCCGTACACCGAGCTGTCGACGGCGGCCCTGTTCGCGGCGGCAGCCGTGCGGTTCGGTCTCACTCCAGTCCTGCCCGCCTACTGCCTTTTCTTCGCGGTCCTGGTGACCGTGGCCGCAGTCGACGTGGAGCACCGGATGATCCCGAACCGCGTCCTGCGGCCCGGCCTGGTCCTGACGGTGGTGCTGCTCGGCGGGGCGGCGATCGTCGACGGCGCCGGTCGGGCGGCGCTCGACGCCGTCGCCGGCGGCGCCCTGGCCTTCATCGCCCTGCTCGTTGTGCATCTGGTCCAGCCCCGGGGCCTGGGGTTCGGCGACGTCCGGCTGGCCGGTTTCATCGGCATCTACCTGGGCTGGCTCGGCCTCTCCCACGTCGCCGTGGGATTGGTGCTCGGCTTCGTGCTGGCGACGGTCGCCGGGTTGGTCCTGATGGTGGCAACGGGCGGCGGCTTCAGGGCGCGGCTGCCGTTCGCGCCGTTTCTCGGTGCCGGCGCCGTGCTCGCCGTGCTCTGGGGCGGTCCGCTCGTCCGCGCCTGGTCGGGCTGA
- a CDS encoding serine hydrolase has translation MDLSAVRRHPVVTLLGLLLAIVSAALPGAQFASAAAPAPTPAAPAPPPAALPPPGTPGLAPPLGPRAWVVVDADTGNVVNAADDHTPMRPASISKVLTAIIAARQLPPNAVVPVSPVAAGTESVNLGMKVGQVWTFTDTLHAMLMLSANDAATALAERVSGSREAFAVEMDRTAAALHLVDHPVMRDPAGLDDQFSVGGGNLVSAYDLAIIARTALAIPAISQIVDLPEYRFTAPDGVVHVIRNVDEGLARYPGAIGVKTGYTKAAGNTFMAAATRNGRTMVAVVLQSPDIYRSASALLDQGFATPVASESKVDHLPAASTSVPAPVNVTTPQPVARRTSGLAAAPGQDVGLLGGWLRGTAVGVAATLLVLGTVAVVLRRRAVRRRRSRFGSLTRRRY, from the coding sequence GTGGATCTGTCGGCGGTCAGACGCCACCCCGTCGTCACCCTGCTAGGGCTCCTGCTCGCCATCGTCTCGGCTGCGCTGCCGGGGGCGCAGTTCGCGTCTGCGGCTGCTCCGGCCCCGACCCCGGCGGCTCCCGCCCCTCCGCCGGCTGCGCTGCCCCCGCCGGGCACTCCCGGCCTGGCCCCTCCGCTCGGGCCGAGAGCCTGGGTCGTGGTCGACGCCGACACGGGCAACGTGGTGAACGCCGCCGACGACCACACGCCCATGCGGCCCGCCAGCATCAGCAAGGTGCTGACCGCCATCATCGCGGCCCGGCAGCTGCCCCCGAACGCCGTGGTGCCGGTGAGCCCCGTGGCGGCAGGAACCGAGTCGGTGAACCTGGGCATGAAGGTGGGTCAGGTCTGGACGTTCACCGACACCCTCCACGCCATGCTCATGCTGTCGGCCAACGACGCGGCCACGGCGCTGGCCGAGCGGGTCAGCGGGTCACGGGAGGCGTTCGCGGTCGAGATGGACCGCACCGCAGCCGCCCTGCACCTCGTCGACCACCCCGTCATGCGCGACCCCGCCGGGCTCGACGACCAGTTCTCCGTCGGCGGGGGGAACCTCGTCTCCGCCTACGACCTGGCCATCATCGCCCGGACCGCCCTGGCGATCCCCGCCATCAGCCAGATCGTGGACCTGCCCGAGTATCGGTTCACCGCGCCCGACGGGGTGGTCCACGTGATCCGCAATGTCGATGAGGGCCTGGCCCGGTACCCGGGTGCGATCGGCGTCAAGACCGGCTACACGAAGGCGGCGGGGAACACATTCATGGCCGCTGCGACCCGCAACGGGCGAACGATGGTGGCAGTCGTCCTCCAGTCGCCGGACATCTACCGTTCGGCGAGCGCCCTCCTCGACCAGGGCTTTGCCACACCGGTCGCCAGCGAGTCGAAGGTCGACCACCTGCCCGCCGCGTCGACGTCGGTCCCCGCGCCCGTCAACGTCACGACGCCTCAGCCGGTCGCCCGCCGGACGAGCGGGCTCGCCGCGGCTCCGGGCCAGGATGTCGGGCTGCTCGGCGGGTGGCTTCGCGGCACTGCTGTCGGGGTGGCCGCGACCCTTCTCGTGCTGGGCACCGTCGCCGTGGTGCTCCGCCGTCGGGCCGTCCGCCGGCGCCGGTCCCGCTTCGGGTCGCTGACGAGGCGCCGCTACTAA
- a CDS encoding NifU family protein, translating to MSSQQTPEFQPVLKVSDRARGMVLDVRSSETDGDRLALWLEVNGVTGSNYTYDMYFEAAADAGPDDLVQHDDDLTVVIPEASVEKVRGATLDVSGAGEDAGMVIINPNSPPPTGSPAMGDRPPADLSGDVAQRVVAVLDSQINPSIAAHGGRADLVAVEDATAYLRLSGGCQGCGLAKVTLSQGIEVAIIDAIPEVASVVDVTDHASGDNPYFEPAKK from the coding sequence ATGAGCTCGCAGCAGACTCCTGAGTTCCAGCCCGTGCTGAAGGTGAGCGATCGGGCTCGTGGGATGGTGCTCGACGTCCGGTCGTCGGAGACCGACGGCGATCGCCTCGCTCTCTGGCTGGAGGTCAACGGGGTCACGGGCTCCAACTACACCTACGACATGTACTTCGAGGCGGCGGCGGACGCCGGTCCGGACGATCTGGTGCAACACGACGACGATCTCACGGTCGTGATTCCCGAGGCCAGCGTGGAGAAGGTCCGCGGGGCCACCCTCGACGTGAGTGGCGCCGGCGAGGACGCGGGGATGGTGATCATCAACCCCAACTCCCCGCCTCCGACGGGTAGCCCGGCCATGGGTGACCGGCCGCCGGCCGACCTGAGCGGCGACGTGGCGCAGCGGGTGGTCGCCGTCCTCGACAGCCAGATCAATCCCAGCATCGCCGCCCACGGGGGCCGGGCCGATCTGGTGGCCGTCGAGGATGCCACTGCCTACCTCCGCCTGAGCGGCGGCTGCCAGGGATGCGGTCTCGCCAAGGTGACGCTCAGCCAGGGCATCGAGGTGGCGATCATTGACGCCATTCCCGAGGTGGCATCGGTGGTCGACGTCACGGACCACGCCAGCGGCGACAACCCGTACTTCGAGCCGGCCAAGAAGTAA
- a CDS encoding ATP-grasp domain-containing protein encodes MARLLLILPTATYRATDFLDAAAEVGAEVVVASERRQVLAETMKDRFLQIDLRRPEAAAASIVAASRTRRIDGIVAVDDQGVLAAALAAGQLDLPHNPPTAVMATRNKLAMRDTLAEAGVPQPRYTSVGPNDDVGDAAATVGFPCVIKPTSLSASRGVIRADDPPGAKLAGDRVRAIAAAAGEDPAGPLLVEAYVAGAEVAVEGLLRDGVLETLAVFDKPDPLEGPYFEETIYVTPSRLPAAATAAVERTAAAACAAMGLVEGPVHVELRTDGTATWLIEVAARSIGGLCSRSLSFGVGLSLERLIVAHALREPLEGLARERRAAGVMMLPIPARGRLETVTGQNEARQVQGITELDISIAPGRLVRPLPEGDRYLGFLFAKGDTPEEVEASLRRAHAHLDVRVVEDDQDDD; translated from the coding sequence GTGGCTCGTCTTCTCCTGATCCTTCCCACAGCCACCTACCGGGCGACCGACTTTCTCGACGCTGCCGCCGAGGTCGGCGCCGAGGTGGTCGTGGCCTCGGAACGCCGCCAGGTGCTGGCCGAGACGATGAAGGACCGGTTCCTCCAGATCGACCTGCGGCGCCCGGAAGCGGCCGCGGCATCCATCGTCGCCGCCTCCCGCACACGCCGGATCGACGGCATCGTGGCCGTCGACGACCAGGGGGTCCTGGCCGCGGCGCTGGCTGCCGGCCAGCTGGACCTCCCTCACAACCCTCCGACGGCGGTCATGGCTACGAGGAACAAGCTGGCCATGCGGGACACCCTGGCTGAGGCCGGCGTGCCGCAGCCTCGGTACACCAGCGTCGGCCCCAACGACGACGTCGGCGACGCGGCCGCAACGGTGGGCTTTCCGTGCGTGATCAAGCCGACGTCCCTGTCTGCAAGCCGCGGCGTCATCAGGGCGGACGACCCGCCGGGAGCCAAGCTCGCCGGTGACCGGGTGAGGGCCATCGCGGCCGCCGCCGGCGAGGACCCCGCCGGTCCGCTCCTGGTGGAGGCCTACGTGGCCGGTGCCGAGGTGGCTGTCGAGGGCCTGCTCAGGGACGGAGTGCTGGAGACGCTGGCCGTGTTCGACAAGCCGGATCCGCTCGAGGGGCCCTACTTCGAGGAGACGATCTACGTCACGCCGTCCCGGCTGCCGGCGGCGGCCACGGCGGCCGTGGAGCGGACGGCGGCCGCCGCCTGCGCCGCCATGGGCCTGGTCGAGGGTCCGGTCCACGTCGAGCTGCGGACCGATGGAACGGCGACCTGGCTGATCGAGGTGGCGGCCCGCTCGATCGGGGGCCTGTGCTCACGCTCGCTGTCCTTCGGGGTCGGCCTCAGCCTCGAGCGGCTGATCGTGGCCCACGCCCTGCGCGAGCCCCTCGAGGGCCTCGCCCGGGAGCGTCGGGCGGCGGGGGTGATGATGCTCCCGATCCCCGCCCGAGGCCGCCTCGAGACGGTGACCGGTCAGAACGAGGCCCGCCAGGTACAGGGCATCACCGAGCTGGACATCTCGATCGCGCCGGGCCGACTGGTTCGTCCGCTTCCCGAAGGCGACCGGTACCTCGGCTTCCTGTTCGCCAAGGGCGATACGCCCGAAGAGGTCGAGGCCAGCCTGCGCCGGGCCCACGCCCACCTCGACGTACGGGTCGTCGAAGACGACCAGGACGACGATTAG
- a CDS encoding CUAEP/CCAEP-tail radical SAM protein, whose product MRVLVMSTYELGHQPLHVASPAAALAGAGHEVRCLDLSVQRWDELGPEAVDWADAVAFSVPMHTAMRLALAAATAMRQRRPELPLCFYGLYAPMAGDPDVAALVDRAIAGEYEPALLAWVAQVGDEGRPGASPVTVELGRGRFSAPARHLLPPLDRYARLAVDGEERQVGYVEASHGCAHRCRHCPVPVVYDGRTRLVGEDVIVADVADLVDMGARHITFGDPDFLNGPHHSLRVVRAIHDRFPQLTFDCTTKVEHILAHHQIWEEMAAAGCLFVVSAFESVNDEILARLDKGHTAADSSAAIQIVRAHGIEPRPSWLPFTPWTSVQDVADIVDFVARHDLVPNVDPVQYSIRLLVPQGSLILRDAELPLGPYDPDLLSYTWRSPDAGVDALQAELASIAERAAADGEAAGTTYLRIRRAVNEAVNGRSHGERTGDTDNGADDMTALVGARSGAERPRLTEPWFCCAEPTAGQLGSLGQLSD is encoded by the coding sequence GTGAGAGTGCTGGTCATGTCGACCTACGAGCTTGGTCATCAGCCTCTCCACGTCGCCTCCCCCGCGGCAGCGCTGGCGGGGGCCGGCCACGAGGTGCGCTGTCTGGATCTGTCGGTGCAGCGGTGGGACGAGCTGGGGCCCGAGGCGGTGGACTGGGCCGACGCGGTGGCCTTCTCGGTGCCCATGCACACCGCCATGCGGCTGGCTCTGGCCGCCGCCACCGCGATGCGACAGCGCCGTCCCGAGCTGCCTCTGTGCTTCTACGGCCTCTACGCCCCCATGGCCGGCGACCCCGATGTCGCCGCCCTCGTTGACCGGGCGATCGCCGGCGAGTACGAGCCGGCCCTCCTCGCCTGGGTCGCTCAGGTTGGTGATGAAGGCCGCCCCGGCGCCAGCCCGGTCACCGTGGAGCTGGGGAGGGGCCGGTTCTCGGCGCCCGCCCGTCATCTACTCCCCCCGCTCGATCGCTACGCCCGCCTGGCCGTCGACGGTGAGGAGCGCCAGGTCGGGTACGTGGAGGCCAGCCACGGCTGCGCGCACCGTTGTCGCCACTGCCCCGTGCCGGTCGTCTATGACGGCCGCACCCGCCTCGTCGGGGAGGACGTGATCGTCGCCGACGTCGCCGACCTGGTGGACATGGGCGCGCGGCACATCACATTCGGCGACCCCGACTTCCTGAACGGCCCGCATCACTCGCTCAGGGTGGTGCGGGCGATCCACGACCGCTTCCCGCAGCTCACTTTCGACTGCACGACCAAGGTGGAGCACATCCTTGCGCACCACCAGATCTGGGAGGAGATGGCGGCCGCCGGGTGCCTGTTCGTGGTGTCGGCGTTCGAGTCTGTGAACGACGAGATCCTGGCCCGCCTGGACAAAGGCCACACGGCCGCCGACTCCTCCGCCGCCATCCAGATCGTGCGGGCTCACGGGATCGAGCCCCGTCCGTCGTGGCTGCCCTTCACGCCTTGGACATCGGTGCAGGACGTGGCGGACATCGTGGACTTCGTCGCCCGCCACGACCTCGTGCCCAACGTCGACCCGGTCCAGTACAGCATCCGGCTCCTCGTACCCCAGGGCTCCCTGATCCTGCGTGACGCCGAGTTGCCACTCGGCCCCTACGACCCCGATCTCCTGAGTTACACGTGGCGATCTCCCGACGCCGGGGTGGACGCGCTCCAGGCCGAGCTGGCGTCCATCGCCGAGCGGGCGGCTGCCGACGGCGAGGCAGCGGGGACCACGTATCTGCGCATCCGGCGCGCTGTCAACGAGGCCGTGAACGGTCGAAGTCACGGCGAGCGCACGGGCGACACCGACAACGGCGCCGACGACATGACGGCGCTCGTTGGCGCCCGATCGGGAGCGGAACGACCCCGCCTGACCGAGCCGTGGTTCTGCTGTGCAGAGCCGACCGCCGGCCAGCTCGGCTCACTCGGCCAGCTGTCCGACTGA
- a CDS encoding ATP-dependent Clp protease proteolytic subunit, with protein MTGPSPSEGSHLSAERALLDRRIILLSGTIDAARASDAAATVMTLDALGDDPVELRLNAESDSLDVAFILIDTIDVLGVEVNATVASTVGGTIAGVLAVCAHRRIGALGRIHLREPTAELSGAATDLHRRATDLETRVRSYLHRLAEATGQPFEHVEADVRLARHLSAEDACSYGIVDEIVRP; from the coding sequence GTGACGGGGCCGTCTCCCTCCGAGGGGTCTCACCTGTCGGCCGAGCGGGCGCTGCTCGACCGGAGGATCATCCTCCTCAGCGGCACAATCGACGCGGCACGGGCCAGCGACGCAGCGGCCACCGTCATGACCTTGGACGCCCTCGGCGACGACCCGGTCGAGCTGCGCCTGAACGCCGAGTCCGACTCGCTGGACGTCGCCTTCATCCTCATCGACACCATCGATGTCCTCGGCGTCGAGGTCAACGCCACGGTCGCCAGCACCGTCGGCGGCACCATCGCGGGCGTGCTCGCCGTCTGCGCCCACCGGCGCATCGGCGCCCTCGGGCGCATCCACCTGCGAGAGCCGACCGCCGAGCTCTCGGGGGCGGCGACCGACCTCCACCGGCGGGCGACCGATCTCGAGACCCGGGTGAGGAGCTATCTGCACCGCCTGGCCGAGGCGACCGGCCAGCCCTTCGAGCACGTCGAGGCGGACGTGCGCCTCGCTCGACACCTGTCTGCGGAGGACGCGTGCAGCTACGGCATCGTCGACGAGATCGTCCGACCGTAG
- a CDS encoding helix-turn-helix domain-containing protein, whose protein sequence is MTWKDVVRRRTDRPLASAPLARAPLAERRHDRYLPGFGEMARRRRALAESLVARRQEVGMSQTEVAARMGTSQSAVARLESGQGDVRLSSLERYAAAVDQVIDWRLGAPDEHGAGRGDGPASGRAGEP, encoded by the coding sequence TTGACATGGAAGGACGTCGTCCGGCGGCGTACGGATCGACCGTTGGCGAGCGCACCGTTGGCGAGGGCACCCTTGGCTGAGCGGCGCCACGATCGCTACCTGCCCGGCTTCGGCGAGATGGCCCGTCGTCGGCGGGCGCTGGCCGAGTCGCTGGTGGCGAGGCGGCAGGAGGTGGGGATGTCCCAGACCGAGGTTGCGGCCCGCATGGGCACATCACAATCGGCCGTGGCCCGCCTCGAGTCGGGCCAGGGTGACGTCCGCCTCTCGAGCCTCGAGCGCTACGCCGCCGCCGTCGACCAGGTCATCGACTGGCGTCTCGGCGCGCCCGACGAGCACGGCGCCGGTCGGGGCGACGGTCCCGCATCGGGCCGAGCAGGCGAGCCGTGA
- a CDS encoding ATP-dependent Clp protease proteolytic subunit, with protein sequence MASYHSLIPTVVDSGPRGERAFDIYSLLLRERIVFLGQEVDDQIANLLIAEILYLDAENPDKDIYLYINSPGGLAYAGMAIYDVMQHVHCDVATICVGMGMSAAAMILAGGAVGKRSALPNSKVMIHQGSAGARGAPRDMEIQLQEALATTKRMAEILAHHTHQPIERVERDIDRDFYMTAEEARAYGIIDDIIAPRRGVSALTAAAAS encoded by the coding sequence ATGGCGTCGTACCACTCCCTGATACCGACTGTCGTCGACAGCGGACCACGCGGCGAGCGAGCGTTCGACATCTACTCGCTTCTGCTCCGGGAACGGATCGTCTTCCTCGGTCAGGAGGTGGACGACCAGATCGCCAACCTCCTGATCGCCGAGATCCTCTACCTCGACGCCGAGAACCCCGACAAGGACATCTATCTGTACATCAACTCGCCCGGCGGTCTCGCCTACGCCGGGATGGCGATCTACGACGTGATGCAGCACGTCCACTGCGACGTGGCAACCATCTGCGTCGGCATGGGCATGTCGGCGGCGGCGATGATCCTCGCCGGCGGTGCCGTCGGCAAGCGCTCTGCCCTGCCGAACTCCAAGGTCATGATCCACCAGGGGTCGGCCGGGGCCCGAGGAGCGCCGCGCGACATGGAGATCCAGCTCCAGGAGGCGCTGGCCACCACCAAGCGCATGGCCGAGATCCTCGCCCACCACACCCACCAGCCGATCGAGCGGGTCGAACGCGACATCGACCGGGACTTCTACATGACGGCGGAGGAAGCTCGGGCCTACGGCATCATCGACGACATCATCGCCCCCCGCCGGGGCGTGAGCGCGTTGACGGCGGCAGCTGCGTCGTGA
- a CDS encoding NADPH-dependent FMN reductase: MDSLHPWDVQTCSCGRLTLSRGPKHRRVQWRAEPGAGWTDLCGELDPAGGAEGTDRLRQVLLISGSLRNGSTNTALLRTSKAVAPPRLATVLYDGLDELPHFNPDHDVSLLHPAVADLRARIASADAVLLSTPEYAGGLPGSFKNLLDWTVGGGEIYGKPVAWVNASASPTGAADAYESLRKVLGYVGAVVVEPACAHIPVTRNAIGADGHVADPSIRARLGDVLGALLAHLEHGRAVGVAGQPPTTA, encoded by the coding sequence GTGGACTCCCTCCACCCGTGGGACGTACAGACGTGTTCGTGTGGTCGGCTCACGCTGAGCCGTGGACCTAAGCATCGTCGGGTCCAGTGGCGGGCGGAACCGGGGGCGGGGTGGACGGATCTCTGTGGCGAGCTCGACCCGGCCGGTGGAGCCGAGGGCACGGACAGGTTGCGTCAAGTCCTGCTGATCTCCGGGAGTCTGCGCAATGGCTCGACCAACACGGCACTGCTCCGCACCAGTAAGGCTGTCGCACCTCCGCGCCTCGCGACCGTGCTCTACGACGGCCTCGACGAGCTTCCTCATTTCAATCCGGACCACGACGTCTCGCTGCTACACCCCGCCGTGGCCGACCTTCGGGCCCGGATCGCGAGTGCGGATGCGGTCCTGCTCTCGACTCCGGAGTACGCGGGAGGGCTTCCCGGGTCGTTCAAGAACCTGTTGGACTGGACCGTCGGAGGCGGCGAGATCTATGGCAAGCCAGTGGCGTGGGTCAACGCCTCCGCCTCCCCCACGGGTGCGGCCGACGCCTACGAGTCGCTTCGCAAAGTGCTCGGCTACGTCGGTGCTGTCGTCGTCGAGCCCGCCTGCGCCCACATCCCCGTGACCAGGAATGCCATCGGCGCGGATGGCCACGTCGCCGATCCGTCGATTCGCGCCCGCCTGGGCGACGTCCTGGGGGCGCTCCTTGCCCACCTCGAGCACGGTCGAGCCGTGGGCGTCGCCGGGCAACCGCCGACGACGGCCTAG
- the ftsH gene encoding ATP-dependent zinc metalloprotease FtsH: MTRHHSNPPKPGPPNDPPKRPTPPPPPRWRIWFLVVGIVATVGLLFIPTMGSAAPVTNLNYSSFVNKVNANQVSTATIDPNGKVTGTLKGKAGQHYSSQIPLALGNNQLAPTLQAHGVAITGVGPSSSVLPTILSFLPFVLFLGLFLLLGRRTARAAGGIMGIGSSRAKLYDEERPPTRFADVAGYEGVKQEVSEVVDFLTHPDRYTRAGAIGPRGVLMVGPPGTGKTLLARAVAGEAEVPFFAITGSSFVELFVGVGASRVRDLFAAARKRAPSIIFIDEIDAIGGKRGAALFASNDEREQTLNQLLAEMDGFDPATGVVVMAATNRPETLDPALLRPGRFDRTVEIPLPNRAERAKILAVHIKARRLAPDVDLDVVAGLTPGFSGADLANLVNEAAIVAVRADREVITAADFSDARDRILLGRRDASNALLPDEKRSVAVHESGHALVAVLSEHADPVAKVTILPSGMALGITEQLPVDERHLYPESYLLDSLAVRLGGRAAELLVLGEASSGASNDLAGATELATRMIRDFGMSDRLGPVGFASGTPNYLSADGRGRPYAEGTQQLIDEEVARLLREAEQRATRLLTEHRPALDHVVDLLLEKETIDGSAVEAAVAATGPRPARVSTG; the protein is encoded by the coding sequence GTGACCCGCCACCACTCCAACCCACCGAAGCCGGGCCCGCCGAACGACCCGCCGAAGCGACCGACCCCACCGCCGCCTCCCCGCTGGCGGATCTGGTTCCTCGTGGTCGGGATCGTCGCCACCGTCGGCCTGCTGTTCATACCGACGATGGGCAGCGCCGCGCCGGTCACCAACCTGAACTACTCCTCCTTCGTCAACAAGGTCAATGCCAATCAGGTGTCCACGGCCACCATCGACCCCAACGGCAAGGTCACGGGCACGTTGAAGGGGAAGGCCGGACAGCACTACAGCTCCCAGATCCCCCTGGCCCTCGGCAACAATCAGCTCGCCCCGACCCTCCAAGCCCACGGTGTAGCCATCACCGGCGTGGGCCCCAGCAGCTCGGTGCTGCCCACGATCCTGTCGTTCCTGCCGTTCGTGCTCTTCCTCGGTCTGTTTCTGCTGCTGGGCCGGCGCACGGCCCGGGCGGCGGGCGGGATCATGGGCATCGGCAGCTCCCGCGCCAAGCTCTACGACGAGGAGCGCCCTCCGACCCGGTTCGCCGATGTGGCGGGCTACGAAGGGGTCAAGCAGGAGGTGAGCGAGGTCGTCGACTTCCTCACCCACCCCGACCGGTACACCCGGGCCGGCGCCATCGGACCCCGCGGCGTGCTCATGGTCGGGCCCCCTGGCACGGGCAAGACCCTCCTCGCCCGGGCGGTGGCGGGCGAGGCCGAGGTGCCGTTCTTCGCCATCACCGGCTCGAGCTTCGTCGAGCTGTTCGTGGGGGTGGGGGCGTCCCGGGTCCGGGATCTGTTCGCCGCAGCCCGCAAGCGGGCGCCGTCGATCATCTTCATCGACGAGATCGATGCCATCGGCGGCAAACGTGGCGCGGCGCTGTTCGCGTCCAACGACGAGCGGGAGCAGACCCTGAACCAGCTCCTGGCCGAGATGGACGGGTTCGACCCGGCTACGGGGGTCGTCGTGATGGCGGCGACGAACCGACCCGAGACCCTCGATCCCGCCCTGCTTCGCCCCGGGCGCTTCGACCGAACCGTGGAGATCCCCCTGCCCAACCGGGCCGAGCGGGCCAAGATCCTGGCGGTGCACATCAAGGCGCGTCGGCTGGCGCCGGATGTCGACCTCGACGTGGTAGCCGGCCTGACGCCCGGGTTCTCCGGTGCCGACCTCGCCAATCTGGTGAACGAGGCGGCAATCGTCGCCGTGAGGGCCGATCGAGAGGTGATCACCGCCGCCGACTTCTCCGACGCCCGTGATCGCATCCTGCTCGGGCGCCGCGACGCGTCCAACGCCCTGCTCCCAGACGAGAAGCGATCCGTCGCGGTGCACGAGAGCGGACATGCTCTGGTGGCGGTGCTGTCGGAGCACGCCGACCCGGTCGCCAAGGTAACCATTCTCCCCTCGGGCATGGCCCTCGGGATCACCGAGCAGCTACCGGTCGACGAGCGCCATCTGTACCCCGAGAGCTACCTGCTCGACTCCCTGGCCGTCCGCCTCGGTGGTCGGGCCGCCGAGCTCCTCGTGCTGGGCGAGGCCTCCAGCGGGGCGAGCAACGACCTCGCCGGTGCCACCGAGCTGGCGACCCGAATGATCCGTGACTTCGGCATGAGCGATCGGCTGGGGCCGGTCGGCTTCGCCTCGGGGACTCCGAACTACCTGAGCGCCGACGGTCGGGGTCGGCCGTACGCGGAGGGCACTCAGCAGCTCATCGACGAGGAGGTCGCCCGGCTACTGCGCGAAGCCGAGCAGCGGGCCACCAGGCTGCTGACCGAGCACCGCCCGGCGCTCGACCACGTCGTCGATCTACTGCTCGAGAAGGAGACGATCGACGGGAGCGCAGTCGAGGCGGCCGTGGCTGCGACCGGACCTCGGCCGGCTCGCGTCAGCACCGGATGA